GCAACCCGTGTTTGCCGGCTTCGGCATCGAGCAGGACGGCTACTCCGACTACGCCGCCCTGGGCGACGTGAAAGGCAAGGACCTGATTGTATTGCTGGGGGAGCCCCTGAACGACAAAAGTCTGCCGCTGCTGGGCAAAGACGGCCAGCCCAGCAAGTGGGGCATGGACTTCCGGGCCAAGGCGGCGGTGGCCACCCAGAAGGGGGCCCGCTCGGTATTTTTCGTGGATTTCAGCCCTACCAGCAACTTCGCCAAGCTGGCCGCCCGCATGGGGCCCATCATCAGCCGCCCCAGCATTGCGTTCAAGGACGCGGCTGAGGGTGCCACCCGCGTCACGTCGTTCTTCGTGTCGCCGGCTGTGGGCTACAAGATGCTGGGTACCACCGCTCCGGCCGTGACCAAATACCTGACGGCTGCCACTACCAAGCCCGCCGCCAGCCCCTTCAAGCCGGCCAAGGTGCAGATTTCGGCCCCGAAGAAAACCGAGGATTTCACCACCGAAAACGTGCTGGGCTACTTGGAAGGCACCGATAAGAAAGACGAAGTGCTGGTGCTGTCGGCGCACTACGACCACATCGGCGTGATTGGCGGCGAGGTGCACAACGGCGCCGACGACGACGGCTCGGGCACAGTAACGGTGCTGGAGCTGGCCCAGGCCTTTACCAAAGCCAAGGCCGAAGGCCGCGCCCCGCGGCGCAGCCTGCTGTTTCTGGCCGTAACGGGTGAGGAAAAGGGCCTGCTGGGCTCCGAGTACTACACCGACCACCCCATCTTTCCGCTGCAAAGCACCGTGGCCGACCTGAACATCGACATGGTAGGCCGCACCGACAAGGACCACGAAAGCAAGGGCGACTACGTGTACGTTATCGGCTCCGACAAGCTCAGCTCGGAGCTGCACGCTGCTCTGCTGGCCCAAAACGAGAAGTACACCAAGATGGACCTCGACTTCCGCTACAACGACCCCGAGGACCCGAACCGCTTCTACTACCGCTCCGACCACTACAACTTCGCCAAGCACGGCATTCCGGTGGCCTTCTTCTTCAACGGCGTACACGACGACTACCATGGCCCCAAGGATGAAGTCGATAAAATCGAGTTTCCGAAGATGGAGAAGCGCGCCCGCCTCGTGTTCCACACCGCCTGGGAGTTGGCCAACCGCGACAACCGCCCGGTAGTGGACTCGAATAAGAAGTAGTTTATAGACCTGAGACAGTGAGAGGTGAGAGGTGAGAAAGAACAATCATGCTGAGCTTGTCGAAGCATCTCTACCGCTTCGTTGCAATGCTAAATGATTAGCCAGCGGGAGAGATGCTTCGACTGCGGCTGCGCCTCCGCTCAGCATGACCGTTCTACCTGTCACTTGTCACTTGTCACTTGTCACTTGTCACCTCATCACCTCATCACCTCATCACCTCCAGCAAAACCCGCCGAACCTGTGATGGTGCGGCGGGTTTTATCTTTGCTGTGAACCTGTTGCTCCGTGTGCCGCTATGAATACGCCTGCTGCCCCTACCCCTTCCAAAGCTGCCCAGTTTCTTTCGGACGCCGACCGGAAGGCCTTTGACCTGGAGCACCGCCGCAAGATTCGGTTCAACATTGGCAAGTACAACACCGCCGTGCAAACCGGCCTGGGCTTCTACCATGACCATGAGCTGGCG
This region of Hymenobacter sp. YIM 151500-1 genomic DNA includes:
- a CDS encoding M28 family peptidase; this translates as MNKLSFLALLLTAGLTTAAVAQQAPEKTKVKVKRKAKTEAAAATPETAAPAPAAAAPAAATDASLTYAETITQADLRQHLTVLASDEYEGRETGEKGQKMAADYLAGQFKQLGLTGPVQGSDNPYLQRFTMVRSTWADGATLKVGGQTFKWLTDFYASGSKGFQQETALQPVFAGFGIEQDGYSDYAALGDVKGKDLIVLLGEPLNDKSLPLLGKDGQPSKWGMDFRAKAAVATQKGARSVFFVDFSPTSNFAKLAARMGPIISRPSIAFKDAAEGATRVTSFFVSPAVGYKMLGTTAPAVTKYLTAATTKPAASPFKPAKVQISAPKKTEDFTTENVLGYLEGTDKKDEVLVLSAHYDHIGVIGGEVHNGADDDGSGTVTVLELAQAFTKAKAEGRAPRRSLLFLAVTGEEKGLLGSEYYTDHPIFPLQSTVADLNIDMVGRTDKDHESKGDYVYVIGSDKLSSELHAALLAQNEKYTKMDLDFRYNDPEDPNRFYYRSDHYNFAKHGIPVAFFFNGVHDDYHGPKDEVDKIEFPKMEKRARLVFHTAWELANRDNRPVVDSNKK